In Brevibacterium zhoupengii, the following are encoded in one genomic region:
- the ilvC gene encoding ketol-acid reductoisomerase, whose product MAAERYYDDNADLSVIQGTKVAVVGYGSQGHAHALSLRDSGVEVRIGLKEGSASRDKAAAEGLEVGTPAEVSEWADLVVILAPDQVQAEIYNAEIAPNLKPGNALLFAHGFNIRFDYIQPPEGVDVIMVAPKGPGHVVRREYVDGRGVPVLVAVEADASGKAWDLVLSYAKGIGGLRAGGIKTTFTEETESDLFGEQTVLCGGTSHLVQYGFEVLTEAGYQPEIAYFEVLHELKLIVDLMVEGGIAKQRWSISDTAEYGDYVSGPRVITPDVKKNMEAVLADIQNGKFAERFMNDQKNGAAEFKELRSKEETHPIETTGRELRKMFAWLKDSDDDYTEGTAAR is encoded by the coding sequence ATGGCAGCAGAACGCTATTACGACGACAATGCAGACTTGTCCGTCATCCAGGGCACGAAGGTTGCCGTCGTCGGCTACGGCAGCCAGGGACACGCACACGCACTGAGCCTGCGCGATTCCGGCGTCGAGGTCCGCATCGGCCTCAAGGAAGGCTCCGCCAGCCGCGACAAAGCGGCAGCAGAGGGCCTCGAAGTCGGCACCCCGGCCGAGGTCTCCGAGTGGGCCGACCTCGTCGTGATCCTCGCCCCGGACCAGGTCCAGGCTGAGATCTACAACGCTGAGATCGCCCCGAACCTCAAGCCCGGCAATGCGCTGCTCTTCGCTCACGGCTTCAACATCCGCTTCGACTACATCCAGCCTCCCGAGGGCGTCGACGTCATCATGGTCGCACCCAAGGGACCGGGCCACGTTGTGCGTCGCGAGTACGTCGACGGTCGCGGCGTCCCCGTGCTCGTCGCCGTCGAAGCCGACGCTTCAGGCAAGGCCTGGGACCTCGTCCTGTCCTACGCCAAGGGCATCGGCGGACTGCGCGCCGGCGGCATCAAGACCACCTTCACCGAGGAGACCGAGTCGGATCTCTTCGGCGAGCAGACCGTTCTCTGCGGTGGCACCTCCCACCTGGTGCAGTACGGCTTCGAGGTCCTCACCGAGGCCGGCTACCAGCCGGAGATCGCCTACTTCGAGGTCCTCCACGAGCTCAAGCTCATCGTCGACCTCATGGTCGAGGGCGGAATCGCCAAGCAGCGCTGGTCGATCTCCGACACCGCTGAGTACGGCGACTACGTCTCCGGTCCTCGCGTCATCACCCCTGACGTGAAGAAGAACATGGAAGCCGTCCTCGCCGACATCCAGAACGGCAAGTTCGCCGAGCGCTTCATGAACGACCAGAAGAACGGTGCGGCTGAGTTCAAGGAGCTGCGTTCGAAGGAAGAGACGCACCCGATCGAGACCACCGGCCGCGAACTGCGCAAGATGTTCGCATGGCTCAAGGACTCCGATGACGACTACACCGAGGGCACTGCCGCTCGCTGA
- a CDS encoding GNAT family N-acetyltransferase, translating to MTNYRFENFKPAFDESTGAPDERTQGYFASTSVGFHDARSTDDALKNRVERAIADGRNLTAVYAKQEYEHALDASVPVATFAWFEKLVNVGGGRLVPGHLITWVTVRPTHRRRGLLRSLMTTDLAEAKAAGYPFAALTATEGGIYSRFGFGVATWAHSIEVDTSPGFKMVHEPDRRVEMCLPSELRELAPKIYGEFMRTSPGAMERQQTYIERATGDLNTDTGEADRGVRAALHFDEQGEADGYVSYKFAGWSKNPPTIELIDFVAVTDAAYASLWSFLAAIDLTTRVTFGESAEDSPLPWLLTDSRRVRTVSTEDNIWMRILDVKAALEARPWYVPGTLVLEIDDSLDLAGGRYTITSDGENAVVETAPDSTPADLSLGIAELGSLYFGGADPVILARAGRIDENVPGAAVRASSMFNLGRMPYSPNGF from the coding sequence GTGACGAACTACAGATTCGAAAACTTCAAGCCAGCCTTCGACGAGTCGACCGGAGCCCCTGATGAGCGCACTCAGGGCTACTTCGCGTCGACGAGCGTGGGATTCCATGACGCACGGTCGACCGATGATGCGCTGAAGAATCGCGTCGAGCGAGCCATCGCCGACGGGCGGAATCTCACCGCCGTCTACGCGAAGCAGGAATACGAGCACGCTCTCGACGCCAGCGTCCCCGTGGCGACGTTTGCGTGGTTCGAGAAGCTGGTCAACGTGGGCGGCGGACGTCTGGTGCCCGGCCACCTGATCACCTGGGTGACGGTGCGGCCCACCCATCGCCGACGTGGCCTGCTGCGCTCGCTGATGACGACCGACCTCGCCGAGGCGAAGGCCGCCGGATACCCCTTCGCCGCACTCACAGCGACCGAAGGCGGAATCTACTCCCGCTTCGGATTCGGGGTTGCGACCTGGGCACACTCCATCGAGGTCGACACCTCACCGGGGTTCAAGATGGTCCACGAACCCGACCGCCGGGTCGAGATGTGCCTGCCCAGCGAACTGCGCGAGCTGGCACCGAAGATCTACGGAGAGTTCATGCGCACCTCACCCGGTGCCATGGAACGCCAGCAGACCTACATCGAGCGCGCCACCGGAGACCTGAACACGGACACCGGCGAGGCCGATCGTGGTGTGCGTGCCGCCCTGCACTTCGACGAGCAGGGTGAAGCCGACGGCTACGTGTCCTATAAGTTCGCCGGCTGGTCGAAGAATCCGCCGACGATCGAACTCATCGACTTCGTCGCGGTCACCGATGCCGCCTACGCCTCGCTGTGGTCATTCCTGGCCGCCATCGACCTGACGACGAGGGTGACCTTCGGAGAGTCTGCCGAGGACTCACCGCTGCCGTGGCTGCTCACCGACTCCCGCCGAGTCCGGACCGTGTCCACAGAGGACAACATCTGGATGCGGATCCTCGACGTCAAAGCCGCCCTTGAGGCTCGTCCCTGGTATGTGCCGGGCACACTGGTCCTCGAGATCGACGACTCCCTCGATCTGGCTGGTGGTCGCTACACGATCACCTCGGACGGAGAGAACGCCGTCGTCGAGACCGCCCCCGATTCGACCCCTGCCGACCTGAGTCTCGGCATCGCAGAACTCGGGTCCCTCTACTTCGGTGGCGCCGATCCGGTGATCCTCGCCCGCGCAGGACGCATCGACGAAAATGTGCCGGGTGCGGCCGTGCGCGCGAGTTCGATGTTCAACCTGGGCCGGATGCCGTATTCGCCCAACGGGTTCTGA
- the ilvN gene encoding acetolactate synthase small subunit: protein MNNRHTLSVLVENKPGVLTRFTGLIARRGFNIHSLAVGVTEHDELSRITVVVDVKDVPLEQVTKQLNKLVNVIKIVELEPATSVRRAHIIYKVKANATTRPQVAAAVEMFRAKIVDVGPDSVSVEATGELGKVEALREVLEPFGIKEIVQSGTVAIGRGSKSITDRALRS, encoded by the coding sequence ATGAACAACCGGCACACACTCTCAGTCCTGGTCGAGAACAAGCCGGGCGTGCTGACCCGCTTCACCGGCCTCATCGCCCGCCGCGGCTTCAACATCCACAGCCTCGCCGTCGGTGTCACCGAACACGATGAGCTCTCGCGCATCACGGTCGTCGTCGACGTCAAGGACGTGCCGCTGGAGCAGGTGACAAAGCAGCTCAACAAGCTGGTCAACGTCATCAAGATCGTCGAACTCGAACCAGCGACCTCTGTGCGGCGGGCCCACATCATCTACAAGGTCAAGGCCAACGCCACCACCCGCCCGCAGGTTGCGGCGGCCGTGGAGATGTTCCGCGCCAAGATCGTCGACGTGGGACCCGACTCCGTCAGCGTCGAGGCCACCGGAGAACTGGGCAAGGTCGAGGCCCTGCGCGAGGTCCTCGAACCCTTCGGGATCAAAGAGATCGTCCAATCGGGCACCGTGGCCATCGGGCGCGGCTCGAAGTCGATCACCGACCGCGCCCTGCGCAGCTGA
- the serA gene encoding phosphoglycerate dehydrogenase produces the protein MPKPIVLIAENLSPATIDALGGDFEIRHTEGADRSQLLNDIVDVDAILVRSATQVDAEAITAAKKLQVIARAGVGLDNVDVPAATSAGVMVVNAPTSNIISAAELTMAHILASARYFGAGNTSLKAGEWKRSKYTGVELYEKTLGIVGLGRIGGLVAERAKAFGMRLVGYDPYITQARAAQMGVEVVDLPGLLAVSDFVTVHMPKTPETIGMISTEEFKAAKSGARFINVARGGIIDEDALAEAVAAGEVGGAGIDVWSTEPPEHSALMDLDAVNVTPHLGASTAEAQEKAGVAVAKSVRKALAGELVPDAVNVAGGAIHEDVRPGIPLAERLGRVVNSLANSSVTHFKVEVNGEIADKDVSVLKLSALKGLFKDVVSDQVSYVNAPLLAEERGIGVELVTDPYCESFRNVTRLTATTSEGQRISVSGTVTGPKLVQKLTEVNGFDLEIELTDNLLIFRYEDRPGIIGQLGQALGANEINIAGMQVSPSATDNDALSVLAVDSAVSEEVVKAVAGAVNASAFSGVSLSED, from the coding sequence GTGCCCAAGCCCATCGTGCTCATCGCCGAAAATCTGTCACCGGCAACCATCGATGCCCTCGGAGGAGACTTCGAGATCCGTCACACCGAAGGTGCTGACCGCTCCCAGCTCCTCAACGACATCGTCGATGTCGACGCGATCCTCGTCCGCTCCGCGACCCAGGTCGACGCCGAGGCAATCACCGCGGCGAAGAAGCTCCAGGTCATCGCCCGTGCCGGCGTCGGACTCGACAATGTCGACGTCCCAGCTGCCACCTCGGCGGGCGTCATGGTCGTCAACGCTCCGACCTCGAACATCATCTCCGCGGCCGAGCTCACCATGGCACACATTCTGGCCTCCGCACGCTACTTCGGCGCCGGCAACACCTCGCTCAAGGCGGGGGAGTGGAAGCGCTCGAAGTACACCGGCGTGGAACTCTACGAGAAGACTCTGGGCATCGTGGGACTCGGCCGCATCGGCGGCCTCGTCGCCGAGCGTGCCAAGGCCTTCGGCATGCGACTGGTCGGCTATGACCCCTACATCACGCAGGCACGCGCCGCGCAGATGGGCGTCGAGGTCGTCGACCTGCCCGGACTGCTGGCCGTGTCCGACTTCGTGACCGTCCACATGCCCAAGACGCCTGAGACGATCGGCATGATCAGCACCGAGGAATTCAAGGCCGCCAAGTCCGGCGCCCGGTTCATCAACGTCGCCCGCGGCGGCATCATCGACGAGGACGCCCTCGCCGAGGCTGTCGCAGCAGGTGAGGTCGGCGGTGCAGGCATCGACGTGTGGAGCACGGAACCACCCGAGCACTCGGCGCTCATGGACCTCGACGCCGTCAACGTCACGCCCCACCTCGGCGCATCGACAGCTGAAGCACAGGAGAAGGCCGGCGTGGCCGTGGCCAAGTCCGTGCGCAAGGCACTCGCCGGTGAACTCGTCCCCGACGCTGTCAACGTCGCCGGAGGAGCCATCCACGAGGACGTACGCCCGGGCATTCCCCTGGCCGAACGGCTGGGCCGCGTGGTCAACTCGTTGGCCAACTCCTCGGTGACCCACTTCAAGGTCGAGGTCAACGGCGAGATCGCTGACAAGGACGTGTCCGTTCTCAAGCTCTCCGCTCTCAAGGGTCTGTTCAAGGACGTCGTGTCCGATCAGGTCTCCTACGTCAATGCACCGCTCCTGGCCGAGGAGCGCGGAATCGGCGTCGAACTCGTCACCGATCCCTACTGCGAATCCTTCCGCAATGTCACGCGGCTGACCGCGACGACGAGCGAAGGGCAGCGGATCTCCGTCTCGGGCACCGTGACCGGACCGAAGCTCGTGCAGAAGCTCACCGAGGTCAACGGCTTCGACCTCGAGATCGAACTCACCGACAACCTGCTCATCTTCCGCTACGAAGATCGCCCCGGAATCATCGGGCAGCTGGGCCAGGCACTGGGTGCCAACGAGATCAACATCGCCGGCATGCAGGTCTCACCTTCGGCAACCGACAACGATGCGCTCTCGGTTCTCGCCGTCGACTCGGCGGTCTCCGAGGAAGTCGTCAAGGCCGTGGCCGGAGCCGTCAATGCCTCCGCCTTCAGCGGAGTCTCACTGAGCGAGGACTGA
- a CDS encoding ABC transporter ATP-binding protein — protein sequence MRPLLRFWPDLRSRIGVYIAVLVLTLLANGIQLIIPLITGHIIDGPIAHRDLSGLWLPVLGVLLIGIAEAVALWARRMLVAPVVAQWEITWRSRLFDRLQYTSVAIHDSWESGQLLSRAINDLSQLRRFFAFGIPFLVTTPLIIIIGTIILTFLQPVFGLIMLIMAVPTIATVTVFEKRYREASRRSQDTVGEITTEVEESIQGIRILKSFGRSPWAAQRFSLLSRKFQGLEVRKAKLDSWFWSVLILLPTLAQAAIVAVGTWGVVQGWTTIGTVVAGVTISMVMRMPIEMLGFLLADALMALTAAARYWEVIDIRHDITDSDGQIADAPDVRRYQGELDFEDVDFHFADTDRETLKKLNLHIAPGQTLAIVGATGSGKTTLASLVPRLQDVTGGSVRIDGTDIRDLPVNEVRNLVSVSFEDPILFSTSVAENVSMGATGVDDADIWQALEITAAKDFVERLPEGLDTQVGEQGLSLSGGQRQRLALARAVIGAPRILVLDDPLSAVDVDTEDRVQRSLREILPDSTTLIIAHRPSTSALADAVAVLDEGRIVALGTHDELLGSSPLYRELMGASAASEHAASDGGSR from the coding sequence GTGCGTCCCCTCTTACGTTTCTGGCCCGATCTGCGCTCTCGAATCGGCGTGTACATCGCAGTACTCGTGCTCACACTCCTGGCCAACGGCATCCAGCTGATCATCCCCCTGATCACCGGTCACATCATCGACGGCCCCATCGCCCACCGTGATCTGTCGGGCCTGTGGCTGCCCGTGCTCGGCGTCCTTCTCATCGGCATCGCCGAGGCGGTGGCGCTGTGGGCACGGCGCATGCTCGTTGCCCCGGTCGTCGCCCAGTGGGAGATCACCTGGCGTTCACGTCTCTTCGACCGACTGCAGTACACCTCGGTGGCCATCCACGACTCGTGGGAGTCCGGGCAGCTGCTCTCGCGCGCGATCAATGACCTGTCCCAGCTGCGCCGGTTCTTCGCCTTCGGTATCCCCTTCCTCGTGACCACTCCGCTGATCATCATCATCGGCACCATCATCCTCACCTTCCTCCAACCGGTCTTCGGACTCATCATGCTGATCATGGCCGTACCGACGATTGCCACGGTGACGGTCTTCGAGAAGAGGTACCGCGAGGCCTCTCGACGCTCCCAGGACACGGTCGGTGAGATCACCACCGAGGTTGAGGAGTCGATTCAGGGGATCCGGATCCTCAAATCCTTCGGCCGCTCGCCCTGGGCCGCGCAGCGCTTCTCCCTGCTGTCGCGGAAGTTCCAGGGTCTCGAGGTGCGCAAGGCGAAGCTCGACTCCTGGTTCTGGAGCGTGCTCATCCTCCTGCCCACGCTTGCCCAGGCAGCCATCGTGGCCGTCGGCACGTGGGGCGTCGTGCAGGGGTGGACGACGATCGGCACCGTGGTTGCGGGAGTGACCATCTCCATGGTGATGCGGATGCCCATCGAGATGCTCGGCTTCCTCCTCGCAGATGCCCTCATGGCCTTGACAGCCGCGGCCAGGTACTGGGAGGTCATTGACATCAGGCACGACATCACCGACTCCGACGGCCAGATCGCCGATGCCCCAGATGTGCGTCGCTATCAGGGCGAACTCGATTTCGAGGACGTCGACTTCCATTTCGCCGACACCGACCGCGAGACCCTGAAGAAACTCAACCTCCACATCGCTCCGGGCCAGACCCTGGCCATCGTCGGAGCCACGGGCTCGGGCAAGACGACCCTGGCTTCTCTGGTCCCGCGACTGCAGGACGTCACCGGCGGATCGGTGCGGATCGATGGCACCGATATTCGCGATCTGCCCGTCAACGAGGTGCGCAACCTCGTCTCCGTGTCCTTCGAAGACCCCATCCTGTTCTCCACCTCGGTGGCCGAAAACGTGAGCATGGGAGCAACCGGGGTCGATGATGCCGACATCTGGCAGGCCCTGGAGATCACGGCCGCGAAGGACTTCGTCGAACGACTGCCGGAGGGCTTGGACACCCAGGTCGGCGAGCAGGGACTCTCGCTGTCCGGTGGGCAGCGACAGCGGCTGGCACTGGCCCGCGCTGTGATCGGCGCTCCCCGCATCCTCGTCCTCGATGACCCACTCTCCGCAGTCGACGTCGATACGGAGGATCGGGTGCAACGGTCGCTGCGGGAGATCCTGCCCGATTCGACGACGCTGATCATCGCCCACCGCCCGTCCACCTCGGCGCTGGCTGATGCTGTTGCCGTCCTCGACGAGGGCCGCATCGTCGCACTGGGCACCCACGATGAGCTGCTGGGATCCTCCCCGCTGTACCGCGAACTCATGGGCGCATCCGCAGCGAGCGAGCATGCAGCGAGCGACGGAGGCAGCCGATGA
- a CDS encoding HpcH/HpaI aldolase/citrate lyase family protein — protein sequence MTETIRNARAAALPAKLSRSWLLVNAAKEEIFTEAQISESDSVIFDLEASVSDDKKIAARDNVVRALEGGMSAWVRINKMDSEFWDDDLAAIAMLPGLRGVMLPETERPEQVSYTAMRAKAGLPVIALLESAMGVENATKIAEAPGTFRLAFGTNDFRKDTGFSGDPMALAYARSRLTIASRMGGLPGAIDGPSAATASDEQVRNDAEVTHMMGMTGKLVLNVDQVVALNESMSPSEDERDWARQLLEAAEGGSEITDGSYLPRLARAKKIASLASTYGLWNA from the coding sequence TTGACAGAGACGATCCGCAACGCCCGAGCCGCCGCCCTCCCCGCCAAGCTCTCCCGATCCTGGCTGCTGGTCAACGCCGCCAAAGAGGAGATCTTCACCGAGGCGCAGATCTCCGAATCGGATTCCGTCATCTTCGACCTTGAGGCCTCGGTCTCCGACGACAAGAAGATCGCCGCCCGTGACAACGTCGTGCGTGCCCTGGAAGGCGGCATGTCCGCCTGGGTGCGCATCAACAAGATGGACTCGGAATTCTGGGATGACGACCTCGCCGCCATCGCCATGCTGCCCGGACTGCGCGGCGTGATGCTGCCGGAGACCGAACGCCCCGAACAGGTCTCCTACACCGCGATGCGTGCGAAGGCGGGACTGCCGGTCATCGCCCTGCTCGAATCCGCCATGGGCGTGGAGAACGCAACCAAGATCGCCGAGGCACCCGGCACCTTCCGCCTGGCCTTCGGAACGAACGACTTCCGCAAGGACACCGGCTTCTCCGGTGACCCGATGGCGCTGGCCTACGCTCGCTCGCGCCTGACCATCGCCTCGCGCATGGGCGGGCTGCCCGGCGCGATCGACGGCCCATCCGCGGCGACCGCCAGCGATGAGCAGGTCCGCAACGACGCCGAGGTGACCCACATGATGGGCATGACCGGAAAGCTCGTGCTCAACGTCGATCAAGTCGTAGCGCTCAACGAATCGATGAGCCCGAGCGAGGATGAGCGCGATTGGGCTCGACAGCTCCTCGAAGCCGCTGAGGGCGGATCCGAGATCACGGACGGTTCGTACCTCCCCCGCCTGGCACGCGCAAAGAAGATCGCATCTCTGGCATCGACCTACGGTCTCTGGAACGCCTGA
- a CDS encoding phosphatase PAP2 family protein, which produces MSVRQPSWILWSTLPAILLVMAFGLWLRGNVSGPTTVDQDWLNLVGLDPDTVPYWIAVTLAEVGGGTGVVICTGVLGAVFVLLRQFRSAGVLVTTMLLGIALSELLKAVVTRVRPSEQLYDSLGYSYPSGHSMGAAALALGLAFIASRAHMLRLAEVGAVAPLALPPESTNEVESAPTEITPPLEPVVLRFHWSMLLAAAWILLMMWSRTALQVHWLSDTIAGALIGISAAVLADALWTSLTMRTRSPRHER; this is translated from the coding sequence GTGTCGGTCCGTCAGCCTTCGTGGATCCTCTGGTCGACCCTGCCTGCGATTCTCCTGGTCATGGCCTTCGGGCTGTGGCTGAGAGGCAATGTCTCCGGCCCTACAACGGTCGACCAGGACTGGCTCAACCTCGTCGGACTCGATCCCGACACCGTCCCGTACTGGATAGCGGTCACCCTCGCCGAGGTGGGTGGGGGCACGGGTGTCGTGATCTGCACGGGAGTGCTGGGTGCGGTCTTCGTCCTCCTGCGACAGTTCCGTTCCGCTGGCGTCCTCGTGACCACCATGCTCCTGGGAATTGCTCTGTCCGAGCTGCTCAAGGCCGTGGTGACCCGAGTCCGTCCCAGTGAGCAGCTCTACGATTCCCTGGGCTATTCGTACCCGTCGGGCCATTCCATGGGTGCTGCCGCCCTGGCCCTGGGACTGGCCTTCATCGCCTCACGGGCGCATATGCTGCGCCTGGCCGAGGTGGGCGCAGTCGCCCCATTGGCACTGCCGCCGGAGAGCACGAACGAGGTCGAGTCGGCTCCGACCGAGATCACTCCCCCACTCGAGCCCGTCGTCCTGCGGTTCCACTGGTCGATGCTCCTTGCCGCTGCCTGGATCCTGCTGATGATGTGGTCGCGGACCGCACTGCAGGTGCACTGGCTCTCCGACACGATCGCCGGTGCCCTCATCGGCATCTCAGCTGCGGTGCTCGCCGACGCACTCTGGACCTCGCTGACGATGAGGACCCGCTCACCTCGTCATGAGAGGTGA
- a CDS encoding acetolactate synthase large subunit, with the protein MAATPSAQSAGTGTAPSAAPVTATPSSIRRNSTPEVLTGAQAIVRSLELLEVETVFGLPGGTILPTYDPLFETDKIRHILVRHEQGAGHAAEGYAAASGKLGVCIATSGPGATNLITALADAHMDSVPVLAITGQQSSKLLGTDAFQEADIVGMTMPVTKHSFLVTKAEDIPSAILNAHHIATTGRPGPVLVDVTKDAQTGTAPFVWPGEPQLPGYRPILKPHAKQIREAVRLISEAQRPVFYIGGGVIRSQADKELLKLAEATNIPVATTLMARGAFPDSHQLHLGMPGMHGSVPAVTAFQKADLLITIGARFDDRVTGNLDSFAPNAQVIHADIDPAEIGKNRDVDVAIVGDAREVLAEMLSELRSKFPKALERQREPWWRFLNRLKTTYPLGYSTQDELCDPQYVISRISALTGPEAVYAAGVGQHQMWAAQFVEFERPKSWLNSGGLGTMGYSVPAAMGAKVAEPDRVVWAIDGDGCFQMTNQELATCALNDIPIKVAIINNSSLGMVRQWQTLFYDGRYSNTDLNTGHETIRIPDFVKLAEAYGCLALRVDSNDDVDAAIKTALETSDRPVVLDFTVPPDAMVWPMVAAGVSNDEIEYARGIRPEFDGEGDEQAESQIAEAGTEEDGTVRSVAQIEGGLE; encoded by the coding sequence ATGGCAGCCACGCCCTCGGCCCAGTCAGCGGGAACTGGCACCGCGCCCAGCGCAGCCCCGGTCACCGCGACCCCGTCAAGCATTCGACGCAACTCGACCCCAGAGGTCCTCACCGGAGCGCAGGCAATCGTCCGCAGCCTCGAGCTCCTCGAGGTCGAGACGGTCTTCGGCCTTCCCGGCGGCACCATCCTTCCGACCTACGACCCCCTGTTCGAGACCGACAAGATCCGCCACATCCTCGTTCGCCACGAGCAGGGTGCCGGACACGCGGCCGAAGGCTATGCCGCCGCCTCGGGCAAGCTGGGCGTGTGCATCGCAACCTCGGGCCCGGGAGCAACCAACCTCATCACGGCGCTCGCCGACGCCCATATGGACTCCGTGCCCGTCCTGGCCATCACCGGCCAGCAGAGCTCGAAGCTGCTGGGCACCGATGCCTTCCAGGAAGCCGACATCGTGGGAATGACGATGCCTGTGACCAAGCACAGCTTCCTCGTCACCAAGGCCGAGGACATCCCCTCGGCGATTCTCAATGCCCACCACATCGCGACCACCGGCCGGCCGGGCCCGGTCCTCGTCGACGTCACCAAGGACGCACAGACGGGCACCGCGCCCTTCGTCTGGCCCGGTGAGCCGCAGCTGCCCGGCTACCGTCCCATCCTCAAGCCGCATGCGAAGCAGATTCGCGAGGCCGTCCGGCTCATCTCGGAGGCCCAGCGCCCCGTGTTCTACATCGGCGGCGGAGTCATCCGTTCGCAGGCCGACAAGGAACTGCTCAAACTCGCCGAGGCGACCAACATTCCCGTGGCCACCACTCTGATGGCCCGCGGCGCGTTCCCCGACTCGCACCAGCTCCACCTCGGAATGCCGGGAATGCACGGCAGTGTGCCCGCCGTGACCGCCTTCCAGAAGGCCGACCTCCTCATCACCATCGGTGCCAGATTCGATGACCGAGTCACCGGCAACCTCGACTCCTTCGCACCGAACGCGCAGGTCATCCACGCCGACATCGACCCGGCGGAGATCGGGAAGAACCGTGACGTCGACGTCGCCATCGTCGGAGACGCCCGCGAGGTACTTGCGGAGATGCTCAGCGAACTGCGCAGCAAGTTCCCCAAGGCGCTCGAACGTCAGCGCGAACCCTGGTGGCGCTTCCTCAACCGTCTCAAGACGACCTACCCGCTGGGCTACTCCACTCAGGACGAACTCTGCGATCCCCAGTATGTGATCTCGCGGATCTCGGCGCTGACCGGACCCGAGGCCGTCTACGCCGCCGGCGTGGGTCAGCACCAGATGTGGGCCGCCCAGTTCGTCGAGTTCGAACGCCCCAAGTCCTGGCTGAACTCCGGGGGCCTGGGCACCATGGGCTACTCGGTGCCTGCCGCGATGGGCGCGAAGGTCGCCGAACCCGACCGTGTCGTGTGGGCCATCGACGGAGACGGATGCTTCCAGATGACCAACCAGGAGCTCGCGACCTGCGCGCTCAACGACATCCCGATCAAGGTTGCGATCATCAACAACTCGTCTTTGGGCATGGTTCGCCAGTGGCAGACCCTGTTCTATGACGGCCGGTACTCCAACACCGATCTCAACACCGGACATGAGACGATCCGGATCCCCGACTTCGTCAAACTCGCCGAGGCCTACGGCTGCCTGGCCCTGCGCGTAGACAGCAATGACGATGTCGATGCTGCGATCAAGACGGCGCTGGAGACCAGTGACCGTCCCGTCGTCCTCGACTTCACGGTCCCGCCGGATGCCATGGTGTGGCCGATGGTCGCCGCCGGTGTATCCAACGATGAGATCGAATACGCCCGCGGTATTCGCCCCGAGTTCGACGGCGAAGGCGACGAGCAGGCTGAGAGCCAGATCGCAGAAGCCGGTACCGAAGAAGACGGCACAGTTCGCTCCGTGGCACAGATCGAAGGAGGCCTGGAATGA
- a CDS encoding 3-isopropylmalate dehydrogenase, producing MKFSIAVMPGDGIGNEVVPEGLKVLKRAIEVSGEPVELDLTDYDVGASRWHETGETITDEELESLRKHDAIFFGACGDPSVPSGVLERGVILKMRFGLSHAVNLRPSKLFSGVTSPLANPGEIDFVVVREGTEGSYTGMGGSVRTDTPYEVATEVSVNTWYGVERAVRDAFERAQARNKKLTYVHKHNVMVHAGHLWRRVVEKVGAEYPEVTFNYEHTDACTIYMVTDPSRYDVIVTDNLFGDILTDLAAAVTGGIGLAASGNLNVEGTAPSLFEPIHGSAPDIAGQQIADPTASILSGALMASHLGLDVVAKSIETAVEADLADRDGTKRSTAEVGDAIAARLG from the coding sequence ATGAAGTTTTCAATTGCGGTCATGCCCGGCGACGGAATCGGCAACGAGGTCGTCCCCGAAGGTCTCAAGGTGCTCAAACGTGCGATCGAGGTGTCCGGAGAGCCGGTCGAACTCGATCTCACAGACTACGATGTCGGCGCCAGCCGCTGGCACGAGACCGGCGAGACGATCACCGACGAAGAGCTCGAATCACTGCGCAAGCACGATGCCATCTTCTTCGGTGCCTGCGGTGATCCGAGCGTGCCCTCGGGCGTGCTCGAACGCGGTGTGATCCTCAAGATGCGCTTCGGGCTGAGCCACGCAGTCAACCTGCGCCCCTCGAAGCTCTTCTCCGGTGTCACGAGCCCGCTGGCGAACCCGGGTGAGATCGACTTCGTCGTCGTCCGCGAGGGCACCGAAGGCTCCTACACCGGCATGGGCGGCTCCGTCCGGACGGACACCCCCTATGAGGTCGCCACCGAGGTCTCGGTCAATACCTGGTACGGCGTGGAGCGGGCAGTCCGCGACGCCTTCGAGCGCGCGCAGGCCCGCAACAAGAAGCTCACCTACGTGCACAAGCACAACGTCATGGTCCACGCCGGTCACCTGTGGCGTCGCGTCGTAGAGAAGGTCGGCGCCGAATACCCCGAGGTGACGTTCAACTACGAGCACACCGATGCGTGCACCATCTACATGGTCACCGACCCGAGTCGCTACGACGTGATCGTCACCGACAACCTCTTCGGTGACATCCTCACCGACCTCGCGGCCGCGGTCACCGGCGGCATCGGCCTGGCTGCCTCGGGCAATCTCAATGTCGAAGGCACAGCACCGAGCCTGTTCGAGCCGATTCACGGCTCCGCGCCGGACATCGCCGGGCAGCAGATCGCCGACCCGACCGCGTCGATCCTCTCCGGTGCGCTCATGGCCTCACACCTGGGGCTCGACGTCGTCGCGAAGTCGATTGAGACAGCTGTCGAAGCCGATCTGGCCGATCGGGACGGAACCAAGCGCTCCACCGCCGAGGTGGGCGACGCGATCGCGGCTCGCCTGGGCTGA